From a region of the Bacillota bacterium genome:
- a CDS encoding stage II sporulation protein M, translating to IVGYSVEHLHPQSTPVESPACLLMVTDGVKEEALDERPADAAGVVERFSRPNDDATALIIHWG from the coding sequence AATCGTCGGGTACAGCGTGGAGCACCTCCACCCCCAGAGCACGCCCGTCGAGTCTCCTGCGTGCCTCCTGATGGTGACCGATGGGGTCAAGGAGGAGGCGCTCGACGAGCGGCCCGCTGATGCAGCGGGCGTGGTCGAGCGCTTCTCCCGCCCGAACGACGATGCCACGGCCCTGATCATTCACTGGGGCTAG
- a CDS encoding CbiX/SirB N-terminal domain-containing protein produces MARSVIVLVMHGEPPRDFPRESLTEYFTLHERLHAASPEETARLRGRVETLERAIREWPRSARNDPFYAGSLELAEALQRRTGLRVIVGFNEFCAPSLPEALDRAAAQAREVFVVTPMMTRGGVHAESDIPRQLEQARKRHPGVRFVYAWPYGVSDVAAFLARHLERFGMAVPAAPE; encoded by the coding sequence ATGGCACGTAGCGTCATTGTGCTGGTCATGCACGGTGAACCCCCGCGAGATTTCCCGCGCGAAAGCCTCACGGAGTACTTCACGCTCCACGAGCGCCTGCACGCCGCTTCGCCGGAGGAGACGGCCCGGCTCAGGGGGCGTGTGGAGACCCTCGAGCGGGCGATCCGGGAGTGGCCGCGAAGCGCTCGAAACGACCCGTTCTACGCCGGCTCCCTCGAACTCGCAGAAGCCCTTCAGCGCCGGACCGGCCTGCGGGTGATCGTGGGCTTCAACGAGTTCTGCGCGCCGTCGTTGCCGGAGGCATTGGACCGGGCAGCGGCGCAGGCGCGGGAGGTCTTCGTGGTGACGCCCATGATGACCAGGGGCGGGGTTCACGCGGAGAGCGACATTCCCCGGCAACTGGAGCAGGCGCGGAAGCGCCATCCGGGGGTTCGATTCGTCTACGCGTGGCCCTACGGGGTATCTGACGTGGCTGCCTTCCTTGCTCGCCATCTGGAGCGATTTGGAATGGCGGTACCCGCTGCACCGGAGTGA